One window of the Rhizobium sp. ARZ01 genome contains the following:
- a CDS encoding carboxypeptidase, translated as MPTPLSAREQGNEQKQVQNEAILSLLPADAVTAHTLKLGTGEIAYTATAGTIELRGDDGKVTAKVFYTAHVAKGARVDRPITFAFNGGPGAASAYLHLGLVGPRILEFGASNRDGTQSVLVDNPDSWLTFTDLVLIDPVGTGWSRAADKEAESAYYGVRQDAESLAKVIALYIQKNSRTGSPKYLLGESYGGFRAAKVASALKDTQGIVASGIVMVSPLIESRLIFGATDYPLGAALQLPSLAAAELERKGIFSEQAVAEAEKFAMSDYLVSLAGPPLAGEAADRFYQRVAQLTGIEQDAIARARGFVGEIYTKNLAAADGKVASPYDAAVLFDDPYPETDADRGADPILEGYTRAYGAAFANYARDELGFPTELTYHLLNKDVNRRWDWGGARSDVGATRDLRNLLSVVPSFRLLVAHGYSDALTPYGVSRYVIDHLPATLASGRAILQVYRGGHMFYTKPEERRQFTADVRAFYAAQTKD; from the coding sequence ATCCCTACGCCCCTTTCAGCACGGGAGCAGGGCAACGAGCAGAAGCAGGTTCAGAATGAAGCCATTTTGAGCCTGCTGCCAGCCGATGCCGTCACTGCACACACGCTGAAGCTGGGGACTGGCGAGATCGCTTACACTGCGACAGCCGGCACGATCGAGCTTCGCGGCGATGACGGCAAGGTTACAGCGAAGGTCTTCTATACCGCCCACGTGGCAAAAGGCGCCCGAGTCGATCGGCCCATCACATTCGCCTTTAACGGTGGGCCAGGCGCTGCTTCCGCTTATCTCCATCTTGGCCTGGTGGGGCCGCGCATTCTTGAATTCGGAGCGAGTAATCGCGACGGAACGCAGTCCGTGCTTGTCGACAATCCGGACAGTTGGCTCACGTTCACCGATCTTGTGCTGATTGATCCGGTGGGAACGGGGTGGAGCCGGGCGGCCGATAAGGAAGCTGAGTCCGCCTACTACGGCGTTCGGCAGGACGCAGAAAGCCTGGCAAAGGTCATTGCCCTTTATATCCAGAAAAACAGCCGCACCGGCTCGCCGAAGTATCTGCTCGGCGAAAGCTATGGTGGTTTTCGGGCGGCCAAGGTGGCAAGTGCGTTGAAGGATACGCAAGGGATCGTGGCGTCCGGGATCGTGATGGTTTCGCCGCTCATCGAAAGCCGGCTTATTTTCGGCGCGACTGACTATCCGCTGGGTGCCGCCCTTCAGCTTCCGTCGCTTGCTGCGGCAGAACTGGAACGCAAGGGTATTTTCAGCGAGCAAGCAGTGGCCGAGGCCGAGAAATTTGCGATGAGCGACTATCTCGTCTCCCTTGCAGGCCCCCCTCTTGCCGGAGAAGCGGCGGATCGCTTCTACCAGCGCGTTGCACAGCTGACGGGGATCGAGCAGGACGCCATTGCCCGCGCGCGGGGCTTTGTTGGCGAAATCTATACCAAGAACCTAGCGGCGGCCGACGGCAAGGTCGCAAGTCCCTACGATGCTGCCGTGCTCTTTGACGACCCCTACCCCGAGACCGATGCCGACCGCGGCGCGGATCCGATCCTGGAGGGTTACACGCGCGCCTATGGCGCGGCCTTTGCAAACTACGCCCGCGACGAGCTGGGGTTTCCCACGGAACTGACCTATCACCTGCTCAATAAGGATGTGAACCGGCGCTGGGACTGGGGTGGTGCCCGTTCGGACGTCGGCGCCACCCGCGATCTGCGCAATCTCCTGTCGGTTGTTCCCTCTTTCCGGCTGTTGGTGGCGCATGGCTATAGCGACGCGCTGACGCCCTACGGTGTCAGCCGATATGTCATCGATCACCTGCCGGCCACGCTCGCTTCCGGCCGGGCGATACTTCAAGTCTATCGCGGGGGCCACATGTTCTATACGAAGCCGGAGGAACGGCGGCAATTCACTGCCGATGTGCGCGCATTCTACGCCGCTCAAACCAAGGACTGA
- the cueR gene encoding Cu(I)-responsive transcriptional regulator yields the protein MNIGEAAAASGVTAKMIRHYESIGLIKEAGRTGSGYRTYGPKDLATLAFIRRSRDLGFSIAQIRDLLTLWQDRGRASADVKRIAGEHIEELTAKMRQLQEMVQTLQHLSAHCHGDDRPDCPILERLATGEEGKGCH from the coding sequence ATGAACATCGGTGAAGCGGCAGCCGCAAGCGGCGTCACGGCGAAGATGATCCGCCACTACGAATCGATCGGCCTCATTAAGGAGGCCGGTCGGACCGGCTCGGGCTACCGCACCTACGGCCCGAAGGATCTCGCGACCCTCGCCTTCATTCGTCGTTCGCGCGATTTGGGTTTCTCCATCGCCCAGATCCGCGATCTGCTCACGCTTTGGCAAGACCGCGGTCGCGCCTCTGCCGATGTGAAACGCATCGCCGGCGAGCACATCGAGGAACTGACCGCTAAGATGCGTCAATTGCAGGAGATGGTGCAGACATTGCAGCATCTCTCCGCCCATTGTCACGGTGACGACCGGCCGGACTGTCCGATCCTGGAGCGGCTGGCGACGGGCGAGGAAGGCAAGGGCTGTCACTAG